The following are encoded together in the Streptomyces tsukubensis genome:
- a CDS encoding MarR family winged helix-turn-helix transcriptional regulator, with protein MTAGRESGTGAGAGAIEGDAESLELVVSLHRLLRGLRRAGPAGALQPTQIVTLFLLAEYGPARIGQIAERVPCSQPTATAAIAGLVTSELVRREPDPSDGRACRVVLTPRGRVALRDVAHGEAAVLARRLAALPEDQHRAVAGLAPVLRALADAPDRPDRPD; from the coding sequence ATGACGGCGGGCCGCGAAAGCGGAACGGGTGCGGGTGCGGGTGCGATCGAGGGCGACGCCGAGTCGCTGGAACTCGTGGTCTCGCTCCACCGGTTGCTGCGCGGGCTGCGCAGGGCCGGCCCGGCCGGGGCGCTCCAGCCGACGCAGATCGTCACGCTCTTCCTGCTCGCCGAGTACGGCCCCGCGAGGATCGGTCAGATCGCGGAGCGGGTCCCGTGCTCCCAGCCCACCGCCACCGCGGCCATCGCGGGGCTGGTGACCTCGGAACTCGTCCGCCGCGAACCGGACCCCTCGGACGGCAGGGCCTGCCGGGTGGTGCTCACCCCTCGCGGCAGGGTGGCACTGCGCGATGTCGCCCACGGCGAGGCGGCGGTACTCGCCCGCCGCCTCGCGGCACTGCCCGAGGACCAGCACCGCGCGGTGGCCGGACTCGCCCCGGTCCTGCGGGCCCTCGCGGACGCGCCGGACCGACCGGACCGACCGGACTGA
- the asnB gene encoding asparagine synthase (glutamine-hydrolyzing) — MCGITGWISFTRDLRGATETLDAMTETMSCRGPDDRGTWAEGPAALGHRRLAIIDLPGGRQPMTLETPGGALALVYSGETYNFTELRRELVGRGHEFTTDSDTEVVLHGYLEWGEALAERLNGMYAFAIWDGRSRKLVMIRDRMGIKPFYYYPTPDGVLFGSEPKAILANPLAKASVALDGVRELFAFVKTPGHGVWEGMHEVEPGSIVTVDSNGPRSHVYWSLRTRPHTDDRDTTIGTVRTLLDDIVRRQLVADVPRCTLLSGGLDSSALTAIAARQLGETGEKVRSFAVDFVGREDNFVADEVRATPDTPYVHDVARAAATEHRDIVLDSEQLADLEVRSRMIRARDVPMGIGDLDTSLYLLFKAVREQSTVALSGESADEVFGGYAHFFHEGARDSEMFPWLYRLAQHFGDDSDVLRPEVTSALDLPSFRRDSYAEAISHVERLSGESDFEYKMRKICHLHLTRFVRILLDRKDRASMAVGLEVRVPFCDHRLVEYVYNTPWALKSFDGREKSLLREATADVLPKSVYDRVKSPYPSTQDPKYAIALQNHVKDLLVKPSHAVFDLVDAAFVRKLTAREAPQITQASRRGLERTLDLALWIDMYSPDVKLA; from the coding sequence ATGTGTGGCATCACCGGCTGGATCTCCTTCACCCGTGACCTGCGGGGAGCGACCGAGACGCTGGACGCGATGACGGAGACGATGTCCTGTCGAGGCCCGGACGACCGCGGCACCTGGGCGGAGGGGCCTGCGGCGCTCGGTCACCGTCGGCTGGCCATCATCGACCTGCCGGGCGGACGGCAGCCGATGACGCTCGAAACACCGGGCGGCGCCCTCGCCCTCGTCTACTCGGGGGAGACCTACAACTTCACCGAACTCCGCCGTGAACTGGTGGGACGTGGACACGAGTTCACCACCGACTCCGACACCGAGGTCGTCCTGCACGGCTACCTGGAGTGGGGCGAGGCGCTCGCGGAGCGGCTCAACGGCATGTACGCCTTCGCCATCTGGGACGGCCGGTCGCGCAAGCTGGTCATGATCCGCGACCGTATGGGCATCAAGCCCTTCTACTACTACCCGACCCCCGACGGCGTGCTGTTCGGCTCCGAGCCCAAGGCGATTCTCGCCAACCCGCTGGCCAAGGCCAGTGTCGCCCTCGACGGGGTGCGTGAACTCTTCGCTTTCGTGAAGACCCCGGGCCACGGAGTCTGGGAGGGCATGCACGAGGTGGAGCCGGGCTCCATCGTCACCGTGGACAGCAACGGCCCCCGCAGCCACGTCTACTGGAGTCTGAGGACCCGCCCGCACACCGACGACAGGGACACCACCATCGGGACGGTGCGCACCTTGCTCGACGACATCGTGCGTCGGCAGCTCGTCGCGGACGTGCCCCGCTGCACCCTGCTCTCCGGCGGGCTCGATTCCTCCGCGCTGACCGCGATCGCCGCCCGGCAACTGGGGGAGACCGGCGAGAAGGTCCGCAGCTTCGCCGTCGACTTCGTCGGCCGGGAGGACAACTTCGTCGCCGACGAGGTCAGGGCCACCCCCGACACCCCCTACGTCCACGATGTGGCCCGCGCCGCAGCCACCGAGCACAGGGACATCGTCCTGGACTCCGAGCAACTCGCCGATCTCGAAGTGCGTTCCCGCATGATCAGGGCGCGGGACGTACCCATGGGCATCGGTGACCTCGACACCTCGCTGTACCTGCTCTTCAAGGCGGTCCGCGAGCAGTCGACCGTGGCGCTCTCGGGCGAATCGGCGGACGAGGTGTTCGGCGGCTACGCGCACTTCTTCCACGAGGGCGCGAGGGACTCCGAGATGTTCCCCTGGCTCTACCGGCTCGCCCAGCACTTCGGTGACGACTCCGACGTACTGAGGCCCGAAGTCACCAGCGCCCTCGACCTGCCGTCGTTCCGTCGCGACAGCTACGCGGAGGCCATCTCGCACGTCGAACGGCTCAGCGGGGAGAGCGACTTCGAGTACAAGATGCGGAAGATCTGCCACCTCCACCTGACCCGGTTCGTCCGGATCCTGCTGGACCGCAAGGACCGGGCCAGCATGGCGGTCGGCCTTGAGGTCCGTGTCCCGTTCTGCGACCACCGCCTCGTCGAGTACGTCTACAACACCCCCTGGGCACTGAAGTCCTTCGACGGAAGGGAGAAGAGTCTCCTTCGCGAGGCCACTGCGGACGTCCTGCCCAAGTCGGTGTACGACCGGGTGAAGAGCCCCTACCCGTCGACCCAGGACCCCAAGTACGCCATCGCGCTCCAGAACCACGTCAAGGATCTGCTCGTCAAGCCGTCCCACGCCGTCTTCGACCTCGTGGACGCCGCGTTCGTACGGAAGCTGACGGCACGGGAGGCACCGCAGATCACCCAGGCGTCCAGGCGGGGACTGGAACGTACCCTTGACCTCGCCCTTTGGATCGACATGTACTCGCCTGACGTGAAGCTCGCCTGA
- a CDS encoding ArsR/SmtB family transcription factor: MRAPEPRGPGAECGRRGRVSVRGAGCRSPPRSRGLSLIGAPRARLLRLLDEPLPTIEIARRFRVTPSAVSQHLRVLYANGLLARTRDGRQVLYRRTPMGDGLAGASDPTRR; this comes from the coding sequence ATACGGGCGCCCGAGCCGCGGGGGCCGGGAGCCGAGTGCGGGCGCCGCGGCCGGGTTTCGGTACGCGGCGCGGGATGCCGCTCCCCTCCGAGGTCCCGTGGCCTGTCACTCATCGGCGCGCCCCGCGCGAGGCTGCTGCGGCTTCTCGACGAGCCGCTTCCGACGATCGAGATCGCCCGCCGTTTCCGGGTGACGCCGAGTGCCGTCTCCCAGCATCTGCGTGTGCTGTACGCCAACGGTCTGCTGGCCAGGACCAGGGACGGACGGCAGGTTCTGTACCGCCGTACGCCGATGGGGGACGGGCTGGCCGGAGCTAGTGACCCCACCCGGCGGTGA
- a CDS encoding response regulator translates to MNVPAQPIEVLLVEDDPGDELMTREAFEDNKIRNQLHVVRDGQEALDFLYRQGEHSDAPRPDLILLDLNLPKYDGRQVLERIKSDETLAAIPVVVLTTSSAEEDILRSYRLHANAYVTKPVDLDQFIAAVRQIDEFFVTVVRLPRGIV, encoded by the coding sequence GTGAACGTGCCCGCACAGCCCATCGAGGTCCTCCTGGTCGAGGACGACCCCGGTGACGAGCTGATGACCCGCGAGGCCTTCGAGGACAACAAGATCCGCAACCAGCTCCATGTGGTGCGGGACGGGCAGGAAGCCCTCGACTTCCTCTACCGGCAGGGCGAGCACTCCGATGCCCCGCGGCCCGACCTGATCCTGCTCGACCTGAACCTGCCCAAGTACGACGGGCGTCAGGTCCTTGAGCGCATCAAGTCCGACGAGACGCTGGCCGCCATCCCGGTCGTCGTACTCACCACCTCCTCCGCGGAGGAGGACATCCTGCGCAGCTACCGCCTGCACGCCAACGCGTATGTCACCAAGCCGGTCGACCTGGACCAGTTCATAGCGGCGGTGCGCCAGATCGACGAGTTCTTCGTCACGGTGGTCCGCCTCCCACGCGGGATCGTGTAG
- a CDS encoding sensor histidine kinase, producing the protein MTSPSGPSRTSIAPLTARLSVQGWIHSVLALMAVLVLVCAVVGVRLQATTDDRTSDLVDHIQPASSASFKLQKALLDQETGVRGYALTANKDFLQPYEQGQRDETRLRGVVRGYVTEYPVLRADLDAIRDAAAQWRKTQARPVIASVRERRAAAATGGLDESKRSFDRLRALFGKQDDHLTDAREKARADLADTRRLRNWAFGAMLVLLIAGGLTLTVVLRRMVGRPLRKLEKGAERVSGGDFEQTIGMEGPRDVQALGRAVEGMRRKITAELSASMSRERLLAERTADLDAQTAELQRSNAELEQFAYVASHDLQEPLRKIASFCQLLEKRYGDELDDRAKQYIAFAVDGAKRMQVLINDLLTFSRVGRLGGEPAPVPLDDVLDRALADLALALEESGTTFERKGPLPVVTGDRTTLALLWQNLVGNAVKFRHPDRSPVITVDCRREGDFWQVSVTDNGIGVPEEFGEKVFVIFQRLHSREEYGGTGIGLALCRKIVEHHGGRIGFDHSVPEGTRITFTLPVLDEPDTSGGTEPPAADSVPGQAHATGDEDTTPGVTTKAADATQLGATR; encoded by the coding sequence ATGACCTCACCGTCCGGCCCGTCCCGTACCTCCATAGCACCGTTGACCGCCCGTCTGTCGGTGCAAGGCTGGATCCACTCCGTCCTCGCGCTGATGGCCGTGCTGGTCCTCGTCTGCGCGGTGGTCGGGGTGCGGCTCCAGGCCACGACCGATGACCGCACATCCGACCTCGTCGACCACATCCAGCCGGCCAGCTCCGCCTCCTTCAAACTCCAGAAGGCACTCCTCGACCAGGAGACGGGCGTACGGGGCTACGCCCTCACCGCCAACAAGGATTTCCTGCAACCCTACGAGCAGGGACAGCGCGACGAGACCCGGCTCAGAGGCGTGGTGCGGGGGTACGTCACGGAGTACCCGGTGCTCCGCGCCGACCTGGACGCCATCCGTGACGCCGCCGCCCAGTGGCGGAAGACCCAGGCACGGCCCGTGATCGCGTCGGTCCGTGAGCGGCGGGCCGCCGCCGCCACCGGCGGACTCGACGAGAGCAAGCGGAGCTTCGACCGGCTTCGGGCCCTCTTCGGCAAGCAGGACGATCACCTCACGGACGCTCGGGAGAAGGCCCGAGCCGATCTGGCCGACACCCGCCGCCTCCGCAACTGGGCCTTCGGCGCGATGCTCGTCCTGCTCATCGCGGGCGGGCTGACCCTCACCGTGGTGCTGCGGCGCATGGTGGGCCGGCCGTTGCGGAAGCTGGAGAAGGGCGCCGAACGGGTCAGCGGAGGCGACTTCGAGCAGACCATCGGCATGGAGGGGCCCCGGGACGTCCAGGCACTCGGCCGCGCGGTGGAAGGGATGCGCAGGAAGATCACTGCGGAGCTCTCCGCGTCCATGAGCCGCGAACGGCTGCTCGCCGAGCGGACCGCCGACCTCGACGCGCAGACGGCGGAGCTCCAGCGCTCCAACGCCGAACTGGAACAGTTCGCGTATGTGGCCTCCCACGACCTCCAGGAACCGCTGCGCAAGATTGCCTCGTTCTGCCAGCTCCTGGAGAAGCGCTACGGCGACGAACTCGACGACCGCGCGAAGCAGTACATCGCCTTCGCCGTGGACGGCGCGAAGCGGATGCAGGTGCTGATCAATGATCTGCTGACCTTCTCGCGCGTAGGACGACTCGGTGGGGAACCGGCGCCCGTCCCCCTGGACGACGTCCTCGACCGGGCGCTCGCCGATCTGGCGCTGGCGCTGGAGGAGTCGGGCACCACCTTCGAACGAAAGGGACCGCTCCCTGTGGTGACGGGGGACAGGACCACCCTGGCCCTCCTCTGGCAGAACCTCGTCGGCAACGCCGTCAAATTCCGTCACCCCGACCGTTCCCCCGTCATCACCGTCGACTGCCGACGGGAGGGCGACTTCTGGCAGGTCTCCGTCACGGACAACGGGATCGGAGTACCGGAGGAGTTCGGCGAGAAGGTCTTCGTCATCTTCCAGCGGCTGCACAGCCGTGAGGAGTACGGCGGGACGGGGATAGGCCTGGCGCTCTGCCGCAAGATAGTGGAACATCACGGGGGCCGTATCGGCTTCGACCACTCCGTTCCCGAGGGCACCCGGATCACCTTCACCCTGCCGGTGCTCGACGAGCCGGACACATCGGGCGGTACGGAGCCACCCGCCGCCGACTCCGTGCCGGGGCAGGCCCATGCCACCGGCGACGAGGACACCACCCCCGGCGTCACCACGAAGGCCGCCGACGCAACGCAGCTTGGAGCAACACGGTGA
- a CDS encoding PP2C family protein-serine/threonine phosphatase: MGLEAVVPRARDESPVPEWGLDAALVLVEDDAGDALLVTEYLADSDLPLEATWCKTLAEAQQFLDHCVKPVCVLLDLHLPDAHGMDAVRRILHVAPDAAIVVLTGLSESEAGLHAVAEGAQDYLLKGRVEPESLGRAVRYALQRKQVERSAAALQAGQLLASENARLERGLLPTPLLRGPGFSVAARYEPGRDHALLGGDFYDVVQTLDGTVHAVIGDVSGHGAAEAALGVCLRVAWRAAVLSGCVGPAQARLLNEILVAERAASHVFATFISMRFTPDHRTLRVVRAGHHGLLIKAATGLDWYEPPGGMALGLVADEARESAWPEAVLPMGPGTTVTACTDGLFEWRTSPTTRLGESGLLQLARRHAALPGQQFVDTLVDEVTVAATPHGGLADDLAVLQLSWENAS; this comes from the coding sequence ATGGGGCTGGAAGCCGTCGTACCGCGTGCGCGCGACGAGTCCCCGGTCCCCGAGTGGGGCCTCGACGCGGCTCTCGTCCTCGTCGAGGACGACGCGGGGGACGCGCTGCTCGTGACCGAATATCTGGCCGACAGCGACCTCCCGCTCGAAGCCACGTGGTGCAAGACGCTGGCGGAGGCGCAGCAGTTCCTCGACCACTGCGTCAAACCCGTCTGCGTCCTGCTCGACCTGCACCTCCCCGACGCACACGGCATGGACGCGGTGCGGCGGATCCTCCACGTGGCCCCGGACGCCGCCATCGTCGTTCTGACGGGCCTCTCCGAGAGCGAGGCGGGACTGCACGCCGTCGCGGAGGGAGCCCAGGACTACCTGCTCAAGGGCCGGGTCGAACCGGAGTCCCTGGGCCGCGCCGTCCGCTACGCCCTCCAGCGCAAGCAGGTGGAGCGCTCGGCCGCCGCGCTCCAGGCGGGCCAACTCCTCGCCAGCGAGAACGCGCGCCTCGAACGGGGACTCCTGCCCACGCCGCTGCTGCGCGGGCCGGGATTCTCGGTGGCCGCTCGCTACGAACCCGGACGCGACCACGCCCTCCTCGGCGGGGACTTCTACGACGTCGTGCAGACACTCGACGGCACGGTGCACGCGGTGATCGGTGACGTCTCAGGACACGGAGCGGCGGAGGCGGCGCTGGGGGTGTGCCTGCGCGTCGCATGGCGCGCCGCCGTGCTCAGCGGCTGTGTCGGTCCCGCGCAGGCCCGCCTGCTCAACGAGATCCTCGTCGCGGAACGGGCCGCCAGCCACGTCTTCGCCACCTTCATCAGCATGCGCTTCACCCCCGACCACCGCACGCTGCGGGTGGTGCGGGCGGGCCACCACGGCCTGCTCATCAAAGCGGCCACCGGCCTCGACTGGTACGAGCCGCCCGGCGGTATGGCACTCGGACTCGTCGCGGACGAGGCGAGGGAGAGTGCCTGGCCCGAGGCGGTGCTCCCGATGGGGCCGGGCACCACGGTCACGGCCTGCACCGACGGCCTCTTCGAGTGGCGCACGAGCCCCACCACCCGGCTGGGCGAGAGCGGCCTGCTCCAACTCGCCCGCCGCCACGCCGCACTGCCGGGACAACAGTTCGTCGACACACTCGTGGACGAGGTGACGGTCGCGGCGACACCCCACGGGGGCCTCGCGGACGACCTCGCCGTACTCCAGCTCTCCTGGGAAAACGCTTCATGA
- a CDS encoding VOC family protein has protein sequence MSIELNHTIVHAKDNRESAEFLAHILGLEVGTPMGPFIPLETSNGVTLDFANAPAESIVTQHYAFLISEAEFDLSFERIKAAGLTYYADPHGKQPGEINRHDGGRGLYFLDPVGHGMEIITRPYGSGK, from the coding sequence GTGTCGATCGAGTTGAATCACACCATCGTCCACGCCAAGGACAACCGCGAGTCGGCGGAGTTCCTCGCCCACATCCTGGGGCTTGAGGTCGGAACACCCATGGGGCCGTTCATCCCTCTGGAGACGAGCAACGGAGTCACCCTGGATTTCGCGAACGCGCCCGCTGAATCCATCGTCACGCAGCACTACGCCTTCCTCATCTCCGAGGCGGAGTTCGACCTGTCGTTCGAGCGCATCAAGGCCGCGGGGCTCACGTACTACGCGGACCCGCACGGCAAGCAGCCCGGCGAGATCAACCGTCACGACGGCGGGAGAGGGCTCTATTTCCTGGACCCCGTGGGTCACGGGATGGAGATCATCACCCGCCCCTACGGGAGCGGCAAGTAG
- a CDS encoding ATP-binding protein — protein sequence MQHPNVIDGPPDQRTAHVSRPQYASDARAATMEFLEELRPAVSAHTADSLLLLVSELVANALRHGGGITALRLSAGHDTLDIGVEDPSSMLPQIRPPDLTGRTGGFGWPMIQQLADAVAAHPVEGGGKEIRVSLSR from the coding sequence ATGCAGCATCCGAACGTGATCGACGGGCCGCCCGACCAGCGGACCGCCCACGTCAGCCGCCCGCAGTACGCCTCTGACGCCCGCGCGGCGACCATGGAATTCCTTGAAGAGCTGAGGCCGGCCGTCTCCGCGCACACCGCAGACAGTCTCCTTCTGCTGGTCTCGGAGCTAGTGGCCAACGCTCTCCGGCACGGCGGAGGAATCACCGCTCTGCGCCTCAGCGCCGGCCACGACACGCTGGACATCGGCGTGGAGGACCCGAGTTCGATGCTTCCGCAGATCCGCCCGCCCGATCTCACCGGCCGCACCGGGGGGTTCGGCTGGCCCATGATCCAGCAGCTCGCGGACGCCGTCGCCGCCCACCCCGTCGAGGGCGGGGGCAAGGAGATCAGGGTGAGCCTGTCCCGCTGA
- a CDS encoding DUF5133 domain-containing protein: MLLAHPMVLRKLINRFERLQARHTEENTVESRRDLEDVTYTLCVSTGTRTVEAALAAARERSAPATDGRGSAAVTGVPTPVKARTDASVILTA; encoded by the coding sequence GTGCTCCTCGCCCACCCCATGGTGCTCCGAAAGCTCATCAACCGCTTTGAGCGGCTTCAGGCCCGGCACACCGAGGAGAACACGGTGGAATCACGCCGTGATCTGGAGGACGTGACCTACACCCTGTGTGTCTCGACCGGCACCCGCACGGTCGAGGCGGCACTGGCCGCCGCGCGTGAACGGTCGGCGCCCGCCACGGACGGCAGGGGGAGTGCGGCGGTGACCGGGGTGCCCACCCCCGTGAAGGCGCGGACCGACGCGTCTGTAATCCTCACCGCGTGA
- a CDS encoding TetR/AcrR family transcriptional regulator, protein MARPRTFDEERALEAAMQAFWENGYEATSTQDLCEATGLGRSSIYNTFQSKHQLFHRALNRYIETMNTSRNEILEDQGRTGAERLRAMFAALIEESESERERGDGRSKGCLTVNSTVELAGQDPDTAAVLDHDLEVRLAVLRAVLDAGKRDGTITSPRDSDTLARFINAVTGGMRIAGQAGADRADLEAIAATGMDALTL, encoded by the coding sequence ATGGCCCGACCCAGGACGTTCGACGAGGAACGGGCCCTGGAGGCAGCCATGCAGGCCTTCTGGGAGAACGGCTACGAAGCCACCTCGACCCAGGACCTGTGCGAGGCCACGGGGCTCGGCCGCAGCAGCATCTACAACACGTTCCAGAGCAAACATCAACTCTTCCACCGAGCCCTGAACCGCTACATCGAGACAATGAACACGTCCAGGAACGAGATCCTGGAGGACCAGGGCAGGACCGGGGCCGAGCGGCTGCGCGCGATGTTCGCCGCCCTGATCGAGGAGAGCGAGAGCGAACGGGAGCGCGGGGACGGCCGGAGCAAGGGCTGCCTCACCGTGAACTCCACCGTGGAACTCGCGGGACAGGACCCCGACACCGCGGCCGTACTCGACCACGACCTGGAGGTACGCCTCGCGGTCCTGCGTGCCGTTCTGGACGCGGGCAAGCGGGACGGGACCATCACGTCCCCGCGCGACTCGGACACCCTCGCGCGATTCATCAACGCGGTGACCGGCGGCATGCGCATCGCCGGGCAGGCGGGCGCGGACCGGGCCGACCTGGAGGCCATCGCGGCAACCGGAATGGACGCCCTCACTCTCTGA
- a CDS encoding MFS transporter: protein MPRAVYVLALGIFAMVSSEFAVAGLMPEMARGLDVSVPQIGYLITAFAAAMALGGPFMTVALLRTRQKTALFILFGVFLAGNVLAATADGYAVMLIARVVTGIASQAFFGVAISMTARMAAPEVRGRALTVVLNGLTLGTLLGLPLSTVIGEHLGWRAAFWAVAALTVLAAVCTVFGVPAVERAETDTSFRSELAVLRRPRLLAAFVTSTLIIGATFSAFSYLNPILTEVSGFGAGTVPLLLVAYGAATVVGNSAVGRLADRHSTPVMAVGLILNVLFLTGFALLAGARTPAVICVLGIGLVGVTMNPAMAVRVQRAGNTGTLVNAVHTSFITFGVMIGSSLGGVAIDGFGLRATLWLGAGLAVLGLLTLLPALLGRRGADSHSHSHSHSHSHSESLIAARSPAEVRGESGDGGAELPGVVVRQSSSAAAGPAGRP from the coding sequence GTGCCACGTGCCGTATACGTACTGGCTCTGGGTATTTTCGCCATGGTGTCGAGCGAGTTCGCCGTCGCCGGGCTGATGCCCGAGATGGCCCGGGGACTGGATGTCTCGGTCCCCCAGATCGGCTATCTCATCACCGCGTTCGCCGCCGCCATGGCCCTGGGTGGCCCCTTCATGACCGTGGCGCTCCTGCGTACGCGGCAGAAGACGGCGCTTTTCATACTGTTCGGGGTCTTCCTCGCGGGCAATGTGCTCGCCGCGACCGCCGACGGGTACGCGGTGATGCTGATCGCCCGGGTCGTCACCGGAATCGCCTCGCAGGCGTTCTTCGGCGTCGCCATCTCGATGACCGCCAGGATGGCCGCGCCCGAGGTGCGCGGCCGGGCCCTCACCGTGGTCCTGAACGGTCTGACCCTGGGCACCCTGCTCGGGCTCCCGCTGTCGACGGTGATCGGCGAACACCTGGGCTGGCGCGCGGCGTTCTGGGCCGTCGCCGCTCTGACCGTACTCGCCGCGGTGTGCACGGTCTTCGGGGTGCCCGCCGTGGAGCGCGCCGAGACAGACACCTCGTTCCGCTCCGAACTGGCCGTCCTGCGACGGCCGAGGCTGCTGGCGGCGTTCGTCACCAGCACCCTCATCATCGGGGCCACCTTCTCCGCGTTCAGCTACCTCAATCCGATCCTCACCGAGGTCAGCGGCTTCGGCGCGGGCACGGTCCCCCTGCTCCTGGTCGCCTACGGAGCGGCCACCGTCGTGGGCAACAGCGCGGTCGGACGGCTCGCCGACCGGCACAGCACACCGGTCATGGCGGTGGGGCTGATCCTCAACGTCCTCTTCCTGACGGGCTTCGCCCTGCTCGCCGGTGCGCGGACGCCCGCGGTGATCTGCGTGCTGGGCATCGGACTCGTCGGGGTCACCATGAATCCGGCCATGGCCGTCCGCGTCCAGCGCGCGGGGAACACGGGCACGCTCGTCAACGCCGTACACACGTCCTTCATCACCTTCGGGGTCATGATCGGGTCGTCGCTCGGCGGAGTGGCCATCGACGGATTCGGGCTGCGCGCCACACTGTGGCTGGGCGCGGGCCTCGCCGTACTCGGTCTCCTCACCCTGCTGCCCGCACTGCTGGGCCGGCGCGGGGCGGACTCGCACTCGCACTCGCACTCGCACTCGCACTCGCACTCGGAGAGCCTGATAGCCGCGCGGTCGCCCGCAGAGGTCCGGGGCGAGTCAGGGGACGGCGGGGCGGAGCTGCCCGGCGTGGTCGTCCGACAGTCGTCCTCCGCCGCGGCCGGGCCCGCCGGGCGCCCGTAG
- a CDS encoding PRC-barrel domain-containing protein, whose product MFEAEDIREWRGHDVLDVEGHKIGTLEAVYVDTATDAPSFATVVIGLPTKRRLVFVPLEKATVGPGHLKVAYEKKLVKEAPFIDLDGELTAEEEPRVFAHYTLDYRTGAGGERRLGRR is encoded by the coding sequence GTGTTCGAGGCTGAAGACATCCGTGAGTGGCGCGGGCATGACGTCCTGGACGTCGAGGGGCACAAGATCGGGACACTGGAGGCCGTCTATGTCGACACGGCGACGGACGCGCCGTCCTTCGCGACCGTCGTCATCGGCCTTCCCACAAAACGACGGCTGGTGTTCGTCCCTCTGGAGAAGGCCACTGTGGGCCCCGGGCACCTGAAGGTCGCCTATGAGAAGAAGCTGGTCAAGGAGGCGCCCTTCATCGACCTCGACGGGGAGCTGACCGCCGAGGAAGAGCCGCGCGTCTTCGCCCACTACACCCTCGACTACCGGACGGGCGCGGGCGGCGAACGCCGACTGGGCCGTCGCTGA
- a CDS encoding SRPBCC family protein, with protein MTRTLTVSGGVVVDAPADTVYDHVSDPMLMGQWSPENLGARVRERRERTYVGMVFEGHNRRGPVRWTTRCTVTAAERGRLFAFRVHAIGLRRPRLPGSIATWEYRFEPAEGGGTLVTETWQDDRRAWPDAVAGAFDRAATRGHTFADFQRRNIRTTLDNLKKAMEQPGTRP; from the coding sequence GTGACACGTACTTTGACCGTCTCCGGCGGCGTCGTCGTCGACGCCCCGGCCGATACCGTCTACGACCATGTCAGCGACCCCATGCTGATGGGACAGTGGAGTCCGGAGAATCTGGGTGCGCGGGTGCGTGAGCGCCGTGAGCGCACCTATGTGGGCATGGTCTTCGAGGGACACAACCGGCGGGGGCCCGTGCGCTGGACGACCCGTTGCACGGTGACGGCCGCGGAGCGCGGGCGGCTTTTCGCGTTCCGGGTGCACGCCATCGGTCTGCGCAGGCCACGGCTGCCCGGCTCCATCGCCACCTGGGAGTACCGCTTCGAGCCCGCCGAGGGCGGCGGGACACTGGTCACCGAGACCTGGCAGGACGACCGACGCGCCTGGCCGGACGCGGTGGCCGGGGCCTTCGACCGGGCCGCCACCCGCGGACACACGTTCGCCGACTTCCAGCGTAGGAACATCCGCACCACCCTCGACAACCTCAAGAAGGCGATGGAGCAGCCGGGCACACGCCCCTGA